A stretch of DNA from Methylobacterium sp. CB376:
CGATGGCGCCTGAGGAAATCCGCCAGGAAGCCCGGACACATGACCTTGGCCACGAAGCCCGAGGCGTAGACCAAGTCGCGGGCGCCGAGGTCGCGCCGCAGGTTCCATCCGGCCCGCAACCGCGCGGCCCGCGCCTCGGCCAGGGTCGGGTCCGCCAGGGCCTGCAACCCCCGCCGCGCGAAGCACCGGCGCGCGTGGTCCTTGATGTCGCGGCGCAGCCGGTCGTCGGAGAGGCGCTCATCCGCCACCATCGACAACAGGTCGACGAGCTTCGCGCCGTCACGCAACCGCCGCTCGACGGCGAGGCGGGACGTCTCCGAGCCCGCATGGTAGGCGAACGTGGCGCAGGGCGCGTTGATGAAGCCGACCGCGTCGGCGAACAGGAACGGCGCCCAGGCCGCCACATCGGCCATGTGGGGAAGCTCGGACGAGAAGCCGCCCCGCTCCCGCAGCAGGTCGGTGCGAAGGGCGACGCTGCACATCGTCACGGAGATGCTGTCCCTCAGGTATTCGAGGAGCAGGTCCGGCCCTCGGCAGATCCCCGTCGCCAGGGCGGCGCTCCGCCGCGCCGGACGCGTCCGCGCGCTCGCCAGCGAGTGCAGGTTGCTCAACCCGATGATCGCGGGGAGGCCGGGCGATTGCCGCACCAGCCGCGCGCAGCGCTCGAGGAAGTCCGGCTCGACCCGGTCGTCATCGCTCAGCACGACGGTGTACCGGCCCCTCGC
This window harbors:
- a CDS encoding glycosyltransferase family 2 protein, which produces MFTIAIPTFNRAHLLRDCLASALAQRFPDFEVVVSDNASSDATGRLLEDVADPRLRFVRQGRNIGLIPNWNACLSMARGRYTVVLSDDDRVEPDFLERCARLVRQSPGLPAIIGLSNLHSLASARTRPARRSAALATGICRGPDLLLEYLRDSISVTMCSVALRTDLLRERGGFSSELPHMADVAAWAPFLFADAVGFINAPCATFAYHAGSETSRLAVERRLRDGAKLVDLLSMVADERLSDDRLRRDIKDHARRCFARRGLQALADPTLAEARAARLRAGWNLRRDLGARDLVYASGFVAKVMCPGFLADFLRRHRPGAQAAA